The window aagaggtttagaaattagaatgaaggaaaatataaaaatataatttacacacGAAGTTCTCGTTCTTCCACTTCCtcgaatattacataattttcgAACTTAGTTTTCTTAACAAACAAATGAAATTCAGAAACtcaaaacaaacccaaaaacaGCTTTGAATCATTACACAGTTGCTTTTATGAGCCAAGAACTTCAATGACAGCAGATTACCCACAAAGCCACCAAATTGCCATCTCAGAAAAGATGTACAATTTCTACTTTACAAGAACACCTAAACAGAATGGTGGTCTATGGACTGCGACGATTGGGATTTACGTTGTTAATACTCAAAACCAAAAGCGATGGTTTTCAAATCACATAATCGATAAGAACTCAGAATTTATCAATTGGGGGTAAAATCATTCAAATCACTGCATTGGTCCtgaaatggaaggaaaaacttATGCGTGGAGCCAAAAAGCTATTGAATTCATTTCTGCCTTACAGATAAACGGGATCGAGTAGATCCAACTTCTgcacaaaaaaccaaaacaaaagaagacaaaagatacagcaattaaattaattaatctacgaaccctaaccctaaacaCAAACAACCAGCAAGTCCATCATCAACCAACACCACCTACGTCTAAGAGCTAGTAAACTTGGTGACCGCCTTGGTCCCCTCAGAAACGGCGTGCTTGGCGAGTTCACCAGGCAGCACGAGACGCACCGCCGTCTGGATCTCCCGAGAGGTGATGGTGGGCTTCTTGTTGTACCTCGCAAGCCGAGAAGACTCTTGGGCGAGCTTCTCAAAGATATCATTAATGAAGCTGTTCATGATCCCCATGGCCTTGCTGGAGATCCCAATATCAGGGTGGACCTGTTTTAGCACCTTAAAGATGTAGATCTTGTAGGTCTCAACACTCTTCTTGGTccgcttcttcttcttgtccGAGGCGCCGGCTCCTCCTTCCTTCGGGAGCTTCTTTCCGGCCTTGGGCTTCTTCTCGGCTGGAGCCTTCTCCGCAACCGTCGATTTCTTCTCCTCGGCGGGCTTCTTCTCGGCGGGTTTCTTCTCTGCTGCTTTGGGAGCCATAATGATTTAACgggaaatgagatgataaacgtagaagaaaagaaatcagGGGAAGCTCTCACGATTGAGGTTGTGTGTAAATTAAATGGTCCATGAATGAGAGTTTATATAGAGAGGATAAGTGGATTTTATTGGATAAGATTGGTTCTCACGGATCGATGATTTGGCATCTGTTTGGGCCGTTGAATAGAAATTCTTTAAGGAACGATTGACTTGACGGCCGAGAATCGTTGAAACTTGCGGAGCTCGAATTTGGTGACGTGGCTCAGTTGCGGATCAGCGAGCTGGCAATTGTTTTGGCCGTAAATGGCTATCGAGCGGACTCACAAATCAACGATCAATATTCTTTTAGCTTTGCGAAAATTTTCAGATTCGTTTCGTGTTTCGCTCGCGCGGCAACCTTGAAAAATGACTCGGGGAAGCGCCTTCTTAAATTGTTTTCGTTCTTTGTTTTTCTACTCATTTCGCACTCAAATTAGCCATTTGAGAGCATtattattggattagttaaaaattaaatttaatgagaATTGAACTATTAAGTCAGTAAATTAttcatattgaattagttatattccaaatatagctacaataatatcaaaattaatttttaaatttggaatacactattcattcatcaaatttcttttatattatttatttctctccttttaatatcaattatgtatctctctattttaaatgataattaaaaaaatataattagaatataattactaattaatatataatattatgaatagtaaaatatgataaaataaaataaattcataattaaaaaaattaaaaaattttcaaaattattaattactcattactatataatgaataaatggataatctaatttagaaatttgatgtgaatagtcaaagttaaattcatcttatattattttattgtcatataataaaaaaatgactattccaatgtagaaacttatgtaaatgtaatagctaaatactaaattcatcttgcattcataaaaaatgtactttaactttagctaatctaATGAAAGTGCTCTGAGTTATCGAACAGAAATTTAAGGCTGACTTAtagagttagatgagatgaaaattttgtaagtagtagtgagataatttaaattgagtattttttgagttttaagaaatgagaaagaaaaattgaataaaaaatattataaagttaaaatattattagaaaatagttttataatattattttgtttggagattttataaagttagaattattttttattttttatttaaaaatttgaaaaatttgcaaTGATTATTTTGAAACTTAGGATTGTTTGAGGTTGCATCAAagtcataaaaagttcttaaataatcttaaaaactctttaataaacaaattaagttgtttggatgttatatattaaaaattttatttaaacattaattttaaataagttaattttgatatttttctacaaacatatttttacaattcaaattttaaaaaaattgtgaacgGCAAAAATACTCATAACTTTAaggtaattataattttcaaacttttaaatatatagtcataattttaaaagaaataaaaaaaaacttaataatcgTTATTTCTATCTgagaaatcacttttttaagaattttaaaaaggtcaaaaatccattttttaaaaatacaccaaattgaattttttattgagaAGAAGAAGTTCCTGCAAATAAtgttacatttaaaaaatatatataccgtAACTAACTTTAAAAGCATTTTAAGTACATATTTACCAAAGAGTCGCTAACTTTTTTTATAGGACTACAATTAAAAACGCTATTATGAAATCCGAAACAAGCactaaactaaa is drawn from Juglans regia cultivar Chandler chromosome 5, Walnut 2.0, whole genome shotgun sequence and contains these coding sequences:
- the LOC109002626 gene encoding probable histone H2B.1, with the protein product MAPKAAEKKPAEKKPAEEKKSTVAEKAPAEKKPKAGKKLPKEGGAGASDKKKKRTKKSVETYKIYIFKVLKQVHPDIGISSKAMGIMNSFINDIFEKLAQESSRLARYNKKPTITSREIQTAVRLVLPGELAKHAVSEGTKAVTKFTSS